The Qipengyuania oceanensis genome includes the window CGCCTTCGAACGGCTGCTCGACCCGACATGGTTCGCGCAGGGTGAACTTCGCGCAGCCGCCGTCCTGCAGCCGCCGCAGTTCCTGCCAGCCATTGTCGAATTCGTGATTGCCGACGGCGTTGAAGTCGAGGCCGATCCGGTTCATCGCGCCGATCGACGGCTCGTCGAGGAAGATCGAGGAAACCAGCGGGCTCGCCCCGATCAGGTCGCCGGCGGAAATCACCAGCACGTCGTCGCCCTTTGCACGGACCGTCTCGACCGCGCCGGCAAGCCAGGCTGCCCCGCCGACCGGGACGGTGACAGTCTCTGTTTCGCTCAAGCGTACGCCGAACTGGCGCGGGATCGGCTGGAGGTTTCCGTGAAAATCGTTCAGCCCGACGATGCGCAGCGTGTGGGTCGCCGCGGTAGGCGATCGGTCGGCTTGCGGGACGGTGGCGCAGGCGCCGAGCGAGAGAGCGGAAAGTGCGGCTAGCAGGGTGAATCGCATGGCCGGGGCTTAGCTTGCCGGACCACGCACCGCAAAGCCAAGTCGTTCGAAAAGCGTCAGGCCGCTTGCCGCGCTCCGCCGCCGGGCCTGGGCAGCCAGCGCTCCAGCACCTGCTGCAGGCGGGCGATGGTGAGCGGCTTGGAACAATGCTCCTGCATCCCGGCCGCGAGGCAATCGGCGACATCCTCGGCAAAGGCGTTGGCAGCGCCTCAGGTTGTGATCGTGCTTCCACTTTCCTTTTTCATGCCAATCGCACAGTTGCGCCCTGGCACGAGCATGGTTCAGGCTATGGCCGCTTTCCTATCCGCAGGAATACCTAGGCAGATCAGACATCCAGGTTGGCGACGTTGAGCGCGTTGTCCTGGATGAACTCGCGGCGCGGCTCCACCACGTCGCCCATCAGGCGCGTGAAGATCTCGTCGGTCACGTCGGCGTCCTCCACCTTGACCTGCAGCAGCGCACGGTTTTCCGGGTCGAGCGTGGTTTCCCACAGCTGCTCCGCGTTCATTTCGCCCAAGCCCTTGTAGCGCTGGATCGAGAGGCCCTTGCGCCCACCGGACAGCACGGCATCGAGCAGCTCGGTCGGGCGGGTCAGCGCATCGGCATCGGATGCCGCGATTTCCACCTCATCGGTGTCCTCTGCGTCGTCGGGCACGGTGTCGGGCGCCGCCGTTCCGGTCTTCACCAGTCGGACCGGCTGAGCGAAGACCTCGGCGTGTTCGCTGGCGAGCCGGTGGAGTTTGCGCGCTTCGGCGCTGTCGACGAAATTCGCATCTATATCGTGGACGTCGGTCACGCCGCGCCACACGCGATCGAAGCGCAGCGACCCGTCATCGTTGAGAACCGCGGTCCAGCGTGCCTCGGTGTCGCCGGCCTGGATGCGCCGTGCCGCCAGTTCGAGCGCCTGGCGACGCGAATCGGCGTTGAGCTCGGGGTCGAGCGCGCCCGACAGCGCCATTTGCTCGATGATCGCCGTGTCGTACTTGCGCGGAACGAAGGCGAGGAGGTTGCGGATCCGCAAGGCGTGTTCGACCAGCTGGCGCAGGCCCGGTGCCGGGATCGGCCCGTCCACGGTTTCGAGCTCGCGCCCGTCGAGACCGCCATCGACAAGGTAGCGATCGAGCGCGGCCTGGTCCTTGAGATAGACTTCGCTGCGGCCCTTGCTCACCTTGAACAGCGGCGGCTGGGCGATGAACAGGTGCCCGGCCTTGATAATCTCCGGCATCTGCCGGTGGAAGAAGGTCAGCAGCAGCGTACGGATGTGCGCGCCGTCGACGTCGGCGTCGGTCATGATGACGATCTTGTGGTAGCGCAGCTTCTCGAGGTTGAACTCGTCGCGCAGGCCGGTGCCCATCGCTTGGATCAGCGTGCCGACTTCCTTCGACGAGATGATCCGGTCGAAGCGCGCGCGCTCCACGTTGAGGATCTTGCCCTTCAGCGGCAGGATCGCCTGCGACTTGCGGTCGCGCCCCTGCTTTGCCGAGCCACCTGCCGAGTCACCCTCGACCAGGAACAGCTCGCTGTCCGCCGGATCGCGGTTCTGGCAATCGGCCAGCTTGCCGGGAAGCGAGGCGACGCTCATCGCGCCCTTGCGGCTCATCTCGCGGGCGCGGCGGGCGGCCTCGCGCGCGGCGGCGGCATCGATCACCTTCTGGATGATCTGCTTTGCATCGCCGGGATTTTCCTCGAGCCACTCGGTCATCTTCTCGCCCATCAGGCTTTCGAGCGGCTGGCGCACTTCGGAAGAAACCAGCTTGTCCTTGGTCTGCGAACCGAACTTGGGATCGGGCAGCTTGACCGAGACGATGGCGGTCAGGCCTTCGCGCATGTCTTCGCCCGACAGGCTGACCTTTTCCTTCTTCATGAGGCCGGATGAGGTCGCGTAATTGTTGAGCGTGCGGGTCAGGGCGGCGCGGAACGCGGCCAAGTGCGTGCCCCCGTCGCGCTGCGGGATGTTATTGGTGAAGCACAGCACGTTCTCGTAGTAGGAATCGTTCCATTCGAGCGCGACATCGATGCCGATGCCGTCCTTTTCCGCGCTGACCGAGATCGGCTCTGCGACCAGAGGCTGCTTGTTGCGGTCGAGGTATTTCACGAAGGCCGCGATGCCGCCTTCGTAGAACAGGTCGTGCTCCTTGGGTTCCTCGTGCCTGCGGTCGCGCAGCAGGATGCGGACACCCGAATTGAGAAACGCCAGTTCTCGGTAGCGATGCTCGAGCTTCTCGAAATCGAACTCCGTCACGTTCTTGAACGTGTCGTCGGAGGCCATGAAGGTGACGCGCGTTCCCTTCTTGTAGCCGTTCTCGTCCGAATTGCCGTCCACCTTGGGCGCATCGCCGACGACGCGCAGGCTTTCCACCGCGTCGCCGTGCTCGAAGCGCATCCAGTGCTCCTGGCCGTTGCGCCAGATGACCAGCTCGAGCCATTCGGACAGGGCGTTTACGACCGAAACGCCGACACCGTGCAGGCCGCCGGAGACCTTGTAGGCGTTGTCGTCTGAGGTGTTCTCGAACTTTCCGCCCGCATGCAGCTGGGTCATGATGACTTCCGCTGCCGACACGCCTTCTTCCTTGTGCATGTCGACCGGGATTCCGCGCCCATTATCCTCGACGCTGACGCTGCCATCGGGGTTGAGCTCGATCAGGACGAGGTCGCAATGCCCGGCGAGCGCTTCGTCGATCGCGTTGTCCGACACCTCGAACACCATGTGGTGCAGGCCGGACCCGTCGTCGGTGTCGCCGATGTACATGCCGGGCCGCTTGCGGACCGCGTCGAGCCCCTTGAGGACCTTGATCGAATCGGCGCCGTAGTCGTTCTTGTTCGCGCCGTTGGCAGGCGTCTTTCCCGTGTTTTCGTCCATGCTGATCATATAGGGATCTGCGCCCCCGATCCCAAGGAAATCGGCCCTTCGGCGCACGGTTTTC containing:
- the gyrB gene encoding DNA topoisomerase (ATP-hydrolyzing) subunit B — protein: MDENTGKTPANGANKNDYGADSIKVLKGLDAVRKRPGMYIGDTDDGSGLHHMVFEVSDNAIDEALAGHCDLVLIELNPDGSVSVEDNGRGIPVDMHKEEGVSAAEVIMTQLHAGGKFENTSDDNAYKVSGGLHGVGVSVVNALSEWLELVIWRNGQEHWMRFEHGDAVESLRVVGDAPKVDGNSDENGYKKGTRVTFMASDDTFKNVTEFDFEKLEHRYRELAFLNSGVRILLRDRRHEEPKEHDLFYEGGIAAFVKYLDRNKQPLVAEPISVSAEKDGIGIDVALEWNDSYYENVLCFTNNIPQRDGGTHLAAFRAALTRTLNNYATSSGLMKKEKVSLSGEDMREGLTAIVSVKLPDPKFGSQTKDKLVSSEVRQPLESLMGEKMTEWLEENPGDAKQIIQKVIDAAAAREAARRAREMSRKGAMSVASLPGKLADCQNRDPADSELFLVEGDSAGGSAKQGRDRKSQAILPLKGKILNVERARFDRIISSKEVGTLIQAMGTGLRDEFNLEKLRYHKIVIMTDADVDGAHIRTLLLTFFHRQMPEIIKAGHLFIAQPPLFKVSKGRSEVYLKDQAALDRYLVDGGLDGRELETVDGPIPAPGLRQLVEHALRIRNLLAFVPRKYDTAIIEQMALSGALDPELNADSRRQALELAARRIQAGDTEARWTAVLNDDGSLRFDRVWRGVTDVHDIDANFVDSAEARKLHRLASEHAEVFAQPVRLVKTGTAAPDTVPDDAEDTDEVEIAASDADALTRPTELLDAVLSGGRKGLSIQRYKGLGEMNAEQLWETTLDPENRALLQVKVEDADVTDEIFTRLMGDVVEPRREFIQDNALNVANLDV